Proteins from a genomic interval of Flammeovirgaceae bacterium SG7u.111:
- a CDS encoding PadR family transcriptional regulator, producing the protein MKRLYLGEFEELVMLAVAILQGEAYGIAVMDEIKEQSGRNSTISTVHETLIRLEKKGFLTSYTGGATKVRGGRKKRYFELTAYGKKAINETRELRNNMWQQVPQIIWEGGNI; encoded by the coding sequence ATGAAGCGTCTTTATCTGGGTGAATTTGAGGAACTGGTGATGCTAGCCGTAGCTATTCTACAAGGCGAGGCCTACGGCATTGCGGTAATGGATGAAATCAAAGAGCAATCGGGACGGAACAGTACCATCAGCACCGTTCATGAAACTCTAATTAGGTTGGAAAAAAAAGGGTTTCTGACTTCCTACACAGGTGGAGCTACAAAAGTGAGGGGCGGAAGAAAGAAAAGGTATTTTGAGCTCACTGCCTATGGCAAAAAAGCAATAAACGAGACAAGAGAATTAAGAAATAACATGTGGCAACAGGTGCCTCAAATAATTTGGGAAGGGGGTAACATATGA
- a CDS encoding ABC transporter permease encodes MKKNQQKNSPQAPQWADRFVRWYCSEMYQDEVLGDLHELFERKLEASSPTKAKWWYVWNSLLFMRLYNLKFMQNRFNFSNPIAMWKNYLKISYRHSIKNAPFIAINVVGLGLALACCIFAYVLVEFNLEFNQSFHNTENIYQVYMNGTSSQGKDEVISDRSLLTMGEKMTNELPGVSSYTRFIFQSDNISKGDEVFEETISYADPTFFDFFDFPLHSGNYQAFQNNPSAIYINGNVAKKYFGEEDPIGKMLYVYYEHEKETVEENGETVKEKVTEPVGFEVAGVFGKIPGNISFPTEVLVNIENLFKHKNIDKNSSDTWAKPATFVKLDHMASVDQTASQLQSFVTHYNEEVIQEWKISQFSLVPFMEIGAQREYLNQRAFNQYHIDAEPLYIFGGIAILILLVAVLNFTNTAMAFAQKRIREIGIRKVLGGIKAQIIRQFLFENLITCALALLLSLFFARVFMDWIARTGPPFELTYQNNYSMIGFLAVLLVVVSFISGIYPAFYIGNMNPSPILKGNFRTKDANTFTKTLLGLQFGISFIAVFSGIAMFQNAEYQEGLDLGYDNQNILYFSVDKEKAKPFLHDIQQVANVDSALISKNHITRWWRETTFNHNDQEQNVDFLEVSEGYLELMDVKLIEGTSFFASQEKGHMETAIINETLAKQFKDQNPIGQLVKVDSVEKYVIGVVQDIIYDGYDKVRGSNPMVIIPSKSEEGFLIIKTLPNQLDAALVDIKSVWKKHFPYQPFSGEEQAQLMEDSKLMGNIFKELFLFLSLLSTMLSISGLFALMSLTINRKVKEIGIRKVLGASFQQIFVLINKPYASIVVLAWLAGVSLGYMVSFKVILSRFKYHIDPGATPFIISLVVILLVTTITMGGKVLAAANANPSDTLRTE; translated from the coding sequence ATGAAAAAAAACCAACAAAAAAACTCGCCCCAAGCACCTCAGTGGGCAGACCGCTTTGTAAGGTGGTATTGCTCCGAAATGTATCAAGATGAAGTGTTGGGAGATTTGCACGAGCTTTTTGAGCGGAAGCTAGAAGCCTCGTCACCAACCAAAGCAAAATGGTGGTATGTATGGAATTCGCTGCTGTTTATGCGACTGTATAATTTGAAATTCATGCAAAACCGATTCAACTTCTCTAACCCCATAGCTATGTGGAAAAACTATCTTAAAATCAGCTACCGACATTCTATCAAAAATGCTCCTTTTATCGCCATAAATGTAGTTGGTTTAGGCCTGGCATTGGCTTGTTGCATTTTTGCTTATGTATTGGTGGAATTCAACTTGGAGTTTAACCAGTCTTTCCACAACACTGAAAATATCTATCAAGTGTACATGAACGGCACATCAAGCCAGGGGAAAGATGAAGTGATATCTGACAGGTCACTGCTCACCATGGGCGAAAAAATGACGAACGAACTCCCCGGAGTCAGCAGCTACACCCGCTTTATTTTCCAAAGTGACAATATAAGCAAAGGAGATGAAGTATTTGAGGAAACTATTTCTTATGCCGACCCTACGTTTTTTGACTTCTTCGACTTCCCACTCCATTCAGGTAATTATCAAGCGTTCCAAAACAATCCTTCGGCAATTTACATTAATGGCAACGTAGCAAAAAAATACTTTGGAGAAGAGGATCCTATTGGCAAAATGCTCTACGTGTACTACGAGCATGAAAAAGAAACAGTTGAGGAAAATGGAGAAACAGTTAAAGAAAAAGTGACTGAGCCAGTTGGGTTTGAAGTTGCTGGTGTTTTCGGAAAAATCCCTGGCAACATAAGTTTTCCGACAGAGGTGTTGGTGAACATCGAGAACTTATTCAAGCATAAAAACATTGATAAAAACTCTTCTGACACATGGGCTAAACCTGCTACTTTTGTGAAGCTGGACCATATGGCAAGTGTCGATCAAACAGCGTCTCAATTGCAATCGTTTGTCACTCATTACAACGAAGAAGTAATCCAAGAGTGGAAAATCAGTCAGTTTAGCTTGGTTCCATTTATGGAGATCGGTGCTCAAAGAGAATATTTAAACCAACGAGCATTCAATCAATACCACATTGATGCAGAGCCTCTTTATATTTTTGGAGGAATCGCTATTCTGATCTTGCTGGTAGCTGTTTTAAATTTCACCAACACGGCGATGGCTTTTGCCCAAAAGAGAATAAGGGAAATCGGTATCCGAAAAGTATTGGGAGGGATCAAAGCCCAAATAATAAGACAGTTCTTATTCGAAAACTTGATTACCTGTGCGCTTGCCTTGCTTCTTTCCTTATTCTTTGCCCGAGTTTTTATGGATTGGATAGCACGCACCGGACCTCCTTTCGAACTAACCTATCAGAACAACTATAGTATGATCGGTTTCTTGGCGGTGCTTTTAGTGGTAGTCTCTTTTATTTCAGGAATTTACCCTGCTTTTTACATAGGAAATATGAATCCGAGCCCCATCTTGAAAGGTAATTTCCGCACGAAAGATGCGAACACATTTACCAAGACACTTCTTGGCTTACAATTTGGCATTTCCTTCATCGCGGTCTTTAGCGGGATAGCGATGTTCCAAAATGCCGAATATCAAGAAGGGTTAGACCTCGGCTACGATAATCAAAACATCCTTTACTTTTCTGTCGATAAAGAAAAAGCAAAACCGTTTTTACACGACATCCAACAAGTAGCCAATGTAGATTCAGCGCTTATTTCAAAAAACCACATTACTAGGTGGTGGAGAGAAACGACATTTAACCATAATGACCAAGAGCAAAATGTTGACTTCTTAGAAGTAAGCGAAGGCTACCTAGAGCTTATGGATGTGAAGTTAATAGAGGGGACTTCATTTTTTGCTAGTCAGGAAAAAGGACATATGGAAACAGCCATTATCAATGAAACATTGGCAAAGCAGTTTAAGGATCAAAATCCAATTGGGCAACTGGTGAAAGTGGATAGTGTGGAGAAATACGTGATAGGCGTAGTGCAGGATATCATATATGATGGGTATGACAAAGTACGTGGTTCTAATCCGATGGTGATCATTCCTAGCAAATCAGAAGAAGGTTTCTTAATTATAAAAACACTGCCCAACCAGCTTGATGCAGCATTGGTAGACATAAAAAGTGTATGGAAAAAACACTTTCCCTACCAGCCTTTTTCGGGAGAAGAACAAGCCCAGTTGATGGAAGACAGCAAGCTAATGGGGAATATATTCAAAGAACTGTTCCTTTTTCTATCCCTGCTGTCTACTATGCTCTCCATTTCTGGTCTATTTGCACTTATGTCTTTAACCATCAATAGAAAGGTGAAAGAAATAGGCATACGTAAAGTTTTGGGAGCGTCCTTCCAACAAATTTTCGTACTGATAAACAAGCCTTATGCCTCCATAGTAGTACTGGCTTGGCTTGCAGGAGTCTCCTTGGGCTACATGGTTTCGTTCAAGGTCATTCTCTCTCGTTTTAAATATCACATAGACCCAGGGGCAACCCCGTTCATTATATCCTTAGTTGTCATTCTTTTAGTTACGACAATAACAATGGGCGGAAAAGTATTAGCTGCTGCCAATGCCAATCCATCAGATACCTTACGAACAGAATAA
- a CDS encoding prolipoprotein diacylglyceryl transferase: MDFPLEIGYGNFKLSAHLLSETLAFVVGYRYYLFLRKDTQDAISESNRLWIIIGAAFGAFFFSRLVGSFEVPSGWAKASSYLLYFFQNKTIVGGLLGGLLGVEFAKKLIHEKHSSGDLFTFPIILAIIIGRVGCFSSGVHEPTFGIETTLPWGLDLGDGLKRHPVALYEILFLLILWLGLWMLQKKISFKSGYIFQFFMINYYIFRFFLEYIKPVAFYQIGLTGIQMACLFVLGYYSRTLLFLFFKPKKLVAGF, encoded by the coding sequence ATGGACTTCCCCTTAGAAATTGGCTACGGAAATTTCAAACTTAGCGCCCACTTGCTGTCCGAAACACTGGCTTTTGTAGTTGGCTACCGCTACTACCTTTTTCTCAGAAAAGATACACAAGATGCTATTTCCGAATCGAACCGGTTGTGGATCATCATTGGTGCAGCCTTTGGCGCATTCTTTTTTTCTCGGCTGGTTGGCTCTTTTGAAGTGCCCTCGGGCTGGGCTAAGGCAAGCAGTTACCTACTCTATTTTTTCCAAAACAAAACCATCGTCGGCGGGCTTTTGGGAGGTTTGTTGGGCGTAGAATTTGCCAAAAAGTTGATTCACGAAAAGCATTCTTCGGGGGATTTGTTCACCTTCCCCATCATCCTCGCCATAATCATTGGCAGGGTCGGCTGCTTCAGCAGCGGAGTTCACGAGCCCACCTTTGGTATTGAAACCACCTTGCCTTGGGGCTTAGACCTTGGAGATGGGCTCAAAAGGCATCCTGTAGCCCTATATGAAATCCTATTTTTGCTTATCTTGTGGTTGGGTTTATGGATGCTACAAAAGAAAATCTCCTTCAAAAGCGGATACATTTTCCAATTTTTCATGATCAACTATTACATTTTCCGCTTCTTTTTGGAATACATCAAGCCCGTGGCTTTCTACCAAATAGGATTGACAGGAATCCAAATGGCTTGCCTTTTTGTGCTTGGCTATTATTCCCGAACACTCTTGTTTTTATTCTTTAAGCCAAAGAAATTAGTTGCAGGTTTCTAG
- the tnpA gene encoding IS200/IS605 family transposase, with protein sequence MSRFHKLSHSIWYCKYHIVWTPKYRYRILEGAIKRAAIEHIMQYAAQKKYIIDTLNVQKGHVHLIIDIPPKYSVSDVVGILKGRTAIRLFSKFKKLKQRPYWGNRFWATGYCVDTVGLDPEKIRLYVEYQEEQEKKNES encoded by the coding sequence ATGAGCCGTTTTCACAAATTGTCACATTCGATCTGGTATTGCAAGTACCATATAGTTTGGACACCTAAATATAGGTATAGAATCCTCGAAGGAGCAATAAAAAGGGCAGCAATAGAGCATATAATGCAGTACGCCGCCCAAAAGAAATATATTATCGATACGCTGAACGTCCAAAAGGGCCATGTTCACTTGATTATCGATATCCCTCCCAAATATTCGGTTTCCGATGTGGTGGGGATCTTGAAGGGCCGGACAGCCATACGGTTGTTTTCAAAGTTCAAGAAGCTGAAGCAACGCCCCTATTGGGGCAACCGTTTTTGGGCAACAGGCTATTGTGTTGATACGGTAGGGCTTGACCCAGAAAAGATAAGGCTTTACGTGGAGTATCAAGAAGAACAGGAAAAAAAGAACGAGAGCTAA
- a CDS encoding radical SAM protein: protein MTNTRNYIYYDHTTSLCNECHKPIGAKIIFENTNVYLAKTCKEHGFQKVLIADDIDYYKQIRNYNKASEYPLQPHTETHFGCPYDCGICPDHEQHSCLTLIEVTDRCNLTCPTCYASSSPTHGRHRSLAEIEKMLDVIVESEGEPDVVQLSGGEPTIHPDFFEILDIAKAKPIKHLMVNTNGIKIAKDFEFTKKLASYMPDFEIYLQFDSFREEVLEQMRGASLKEIRMQALENLNKLNLSTTLVVTLQKGLNDDEIGEIIDFALKQKCVRGVTFQPTSVSGRLENFDPAKDRLTLTEVRRKIVEQSPVFNANDIVPVPCNPDALAMGYALKYGKKTQPLTHLIDPEVLLNSSKNTIVYEQDEALHKHVLEVFSTGNSVDKIAKTFNQLLCCLPGVSAPGLQYDNLFRIIIMNFMDAYDFDVRAIKKSCVHIVSDEGKVIPFETMNLFYRKEFEDKLRSIRKELAL from the coding sequence ATGACCAACACTAGAAACTATATCTATTACGACCATACCACCAGCCTTTGCAACGAATGCCACAAGCCAATTGGGGCAAAAATCATTTTTGAAAACACCAACGTGTATTTGGCAAAAACCTGCAAGGAACACGGCTTCCAAAAAGTGCTGATTGCAGACGACATTGACTATTACAAACAAATCCGCAACTACAACAAAGCCTCCGAATATCCCCTGCAGCCTCACACGGAAACCCACTTTGGCTGCCCTTACGATTGCGGCATTTGCCCCGACCATGAGCAGCACTCTTGCCTTACCCTCATAGAAGTAACCGACCGCTGCAACCTCACTTGCCCCACCTGCTATGCAAGTTCCTCGCCCACCCATGGAAGGCACCGCAGCCTAGCCGAAATTGAAAAAATGCTGGATGTAATAGTGGAAAGCGAAGGCGAGCCCGATGTAGTCCAACTAAGTGGCGGCGAGCCGACCATCCACCCCGACTTTTTTGAGATATTGGATATTGCCAAAGCTAAGCCGATAAAGCACTTGATGGTGAACACCAACGGGATCAAGATTGCCAAGGATTTTGAGTTTACCAAAAAGCTGGCTTCGTACATGCCCGACTTCGAAATTTATCTCCAGTTCGATTCTTTTAGAGAAGAAGTGCTGGAACAAATGCGAGGGGCAAGCCTGAAAGAAATCAGGATGCAGGCGCTGGAAAACCTGAATAAGCTCAATCTTTCTACCACACTCGTAGTCACGCTCCAAAAAGGACTCAACGACGATGAAATTGGGGAGATCATCGACTTTGCCCTAAAGCAAAAATGCGTGCGTGGGGTCACCTTTCAGCCCACTTCGGTTAGTGGCAGATTGGAAAACTTTGACCCAGCAAAAGATCGGCTAACGCTTACGGAAGTGAGGAGGAAAATAGTGGAGCAAAGCCCTGTTTTCAACGCAAACGACATCGTACCCGTTCCTTGCAACCCCGATGCCCTTGCCATGGGCTACGCCCTAAAGTATGGAAAAAAAACGCAGCCCCTCACCCACCTCATCGACCCGGAAGTCTTGCTGAACAGCTCCAAAAATACGATTGTGTATGAGCAAGACGAAGCCTTGCACAAGCATGTGCTCGAAGTATTTAGTACGGGAAATTCGGTGGACAAAATCGCAAAAACCTTCAACCAATTGTTGTGCTGCCTGCCTGGGGTTTCTGCACCCGGCCTGCAATACGACAACCTCTTTCGCATCATCATCATGAACTTTATGGACGCCTATGATTTTGATGTGAGGGCCATCAAAAAGTCATGCGTCCATATCGTCTCCGACGAGGGAAAAGTCATCCCTTTCGAAACCATGAACCTCTTTTACAGGAAAGAATTTGAGGATAAATTACGTAGCATCAGAAAAGAACTTGCCTTATGA
- the sufC gene encoding Fe-S cluster assembly ATPase SufC, with protein sequence MLEIKNLHASIEDKKILNGINLSVKAGEVHAIMGPNGSGKSTLASVLAGREDYEVTEGEVTYNGTDLLELAPEERAGEGVFLAFQYPVEIPGVSNTNFLKTAVNEIRKYKEQEPLDAVSFLKLMKEKMKLVSMDQSLMSRSLNEGFSGGEKKRNEIFQMAMLEPKLSILDETDSGLDIDALRIVANGVNTLKSKDTAAIVVTHYQRLLDYIVPDYVHVLYKGRIVKSGTKELALELEEKGYDWIKKELGEEVA encoded by the coding sequence ATGCTGGAAATCAAAAATTTACATGCATCTATAGAGGACAAAAAAATCCTCAATGGTATCAACCTCAGTGTAAAAGCAGGAGAAGTTCACGCCATTATGGGGCCTAATGGCTCTGGTAAAAGTACCCTCGCCTCTGTATTGGCAGGAAGGGAAGATTATGAAGTGACCGAAGGCGAAGTAACCTACAACGGAACAGATTTGCTAGAACTTGCCCCTGAAGAAAGGGCTGGCGAAGGTGTTTTCTTGGCGTTCCAATACCCAGTGGAAATCCCTGGCGTAAGCAACACCAACTTCCTTAAAACGGCAGTGAACGAGATCAGGAAATACAAGGAGCAAGAGCCACTTGATGCTGTTTCTTTCTTGAAATTGATGAAAGAAAAAATGAAGTTGGTAAGCATGGACCAATCGTTGATGTCCCGCTCACTCAACGAAGGTTTTTCTGGTGGGGAAAAGAAAAGGAACGAGATTTTCCAAATGGCTATGCTTGAGCCTAAACTTTCTATCCTCGATGAAACAGATTCTGGGCTTGACATTGATGCGCTTAGAATTGTTGCCAACGGCGTGAACACACTCAAAAGCAAAGACACAGCTGCTATCGTAGTGACTCACTACCAGCGTTTGCTCGACTACATAGTGCCTGACTATGTGCACGTACTTTACAAAGGAAGAATAGTGAAGTCTGGTACAAAAGAACTGGCACTGGAGCTAGAAGAAAAAGGCTACGATTGGATCAAAAAAGAGCTAGGCGAAGAGGTTGCTTAG
- the sufD gene encoding Fe-S cluster assembly protein SufD encodes MAIQPSFVELDSGLEKQFEKFQEGLNGQRESNWNQSRLAAASKIGSLEFPTIRHEEWKYTNVKKIVGNEYAFDLAPDINADMLKGHHIEGLDAMVLVFVNGKFNEELSTYEAGNGVEVANLSDAYATQSELIEKHFAKYAKFEEDIFTALNTAFAYDGAFIHVKKSTEAQKPILLLNVLDSRNEKVMAQPRNLIIAEDNSRLSFMEDYLTIGDQDGFINVVTEIFVGKDTTVEHYKLQNKSSNSYFVGTTQVEQLGNSHYHNTTMTLGGGLIRNNLNIALNGEHCEAFMTGLYMLNSKDHVDNHSTVDHLKPNSYSNQLYKGIMDDRSTGVFNGKIFVREDAQKTNAFQSNKNILLSDNATINTKPQLEIWADDVKCSHGCTTGALDEEPLFYLKSRGIPEQKAKAMLMQAFANDVLDRIKVDAFKEHIENLIASRLDV; translated from the coding sequence ATGGCAATTCAACCATCTTTTGTAGAATTAGACAGTGGTTTGGAAAAGCAGTTTGAGAAGTTCCAAGAAGGGCTGAACGGGCAACGTGAGAGCAACTGGAACCAATCGAGATTGGCTGCGGCGAGCAAAATCGGTTCGTTAGAATTCCCTACCATCCGCCATGAAGAATGGAAATATACCAACGTCAAAAAGATTGTTGGCAACGAATACGCATTTGATTTGGCTCCTGATATCAATGCCGATATGCTCAAAGGTCACCACATTGAGGGACTTGACGCTATGGTGTTGGTATTTGTGAACGGCAAGTTCAATGAAGAGCTTTCTACTTACGAAGCTGGCAACGGCGTAGAAGTAGCCAACCTTTCGGATGCCTACGCTACCCAAAGCGAGCTGATTGAAAAGCACTTTGCCAAGTACGCCAAGTTCGAAGAAGATATTTTCACAGCCTTGAACACCGCTTTTGCTTACGATGGAGCTTTTATCCACGTGAAAAAAAGCACCGAAGCGCAAAAGCCAATTTTGTTGCTCAATGTGTTGGACAGCCGCAATGAAAAAGTGATGGCTCAGCCGCGCAACTTGATCATTGCCGAGGACAACAGCCGCTTGAGCTTTATGGAAGATTACCTCACCATAGGCGATCAAGACGGGTTCATCAACGTGGTGACGGAGATTTTTGTGGGAAAAGACACTACGGTTGAGCATTACAAGCTTCAAAACAAAAGCTCGAACTCGTATTTTGTGGGCACTACGCAAGTAGAGCAATTGGGCAATAGCCACTACCACAACACCACCATGACCTTGGGTGGCGGGCTTATCAGGAACAACCTCAATATTGCCCTTAATGGCGAACACTGCGAGGCATTCATGACGGGCTTGTACATGCTCAATAGCAAAGACCATGTGGACAACCACAGTACGGTCGATCATTTGAAGCCCAACTCGTACAGCAACCAGCTTTACAAAGGCATCATGGACGATCGCTCAACAGGCGTGTTCAACGGAAAAATCTTTGTAAGGGAAGATGCTCAGAAAACCAATGCGTTCCAGTCGAACAAGAACATCTTGCTTTCTGACAATGCGACCATCAACACCAAGCCTCAGCTCGAAATTTGGGCAGATGATGTGAAATGCTCGCACGGTTGTACCACTGGCGCACTGGACGAAGAGCCTTTGTTCTACCTCAAATCAAGAGGTATTCCCGAGCAAAAAGCCAAGGCAATGCTTATGCAAGCTTTCGCCAACGATGTGCTAGATAGGATAAAAGTTGATGCTTTTAAAGAGCATATCGAAAACTTGATAGCCTCTAGGCTCGATGTTTAA
- a CDS encoding NAD(P)H-dependent oxidoreductase yields MKPIIIVGSSRKEGATGKVATQLQELVGADLIHLIDCKIAPYDYEYRNREDDFLPLMEKLLATYDTFIFATPVYWYSMSAQMKTFFDRLSDLLRVEKGLGRKLRGKNMAVLNSSAGDNLGDGFWLPFKASAKYLGMNYLASLHTYEGENAEMELEKFASEISAVSV; encoded by the coding sequence ATGAAACCGATAATAATAGTAGGAAGCTCTCGCAAAGAGGGGGCGACAGGAAAAGTGGCAACTCAATTACAAGAGTTGGTGGGTGCTGACTTGATACATTTAATAGATTGCAAAATAGCTCCGTACGATTATGAGTATCGGAATAGGGAAGATGATTTTCTCCCCCTTATGGAAAAATTATTAGCTACTTACGATACCTTCATTTTTGCAACTCCCGTGTATTGGTATTCGATGAGCGCACAGATGAAGACGTTTTTCGACCGGCTCTCCGATTTACTGAGGGTAGAGAAAGGCTTGGGAAGAAAACTTCGAGGGAAAAATATGGCAGTGCTGAACTCTTCGGCTGGAGATAATTTGGGCGATGGCTTTTGGTTGCCATTCAAAGCTTCAGCAAAGTATTTGGGTATGAATTACCTCGCTAGCTTGCATACATATGAAGGGGAAAATGCGGAGATGGAATTGGAAAAGTTTGCGAGTGAAATTTCCGCAGTTAGTGTATAA
- a CDS encoding IS5 family transposase yields METGYTRLTSRQWQYIKEYLPVERKRKYDLRDVVDSILYCMRSGQQWRSLSGEGRPPWNVVYYYFRKWQGDNTLFRLNAALNQLERKRKGKKATPSMLSIDSQSVKCAPFIGQDTGLDGNKKVNGRKRHVITDTLGLVWGVVATGANEHDGTIGQRVVEPLLGYLHRMEKILADQAYKKKFTGWVEDNIRGVEVEISSCPPTPRGFVPIKWRWVTERTFGTFNFFRRLSKDYEKTTKSQEAWVLWQNCQIILNRIKKMPI; encoded by the coding sequence ATGGAAACAGGATATACCCGCTTGACCTCCCGGCAATGGCAATATATAAAAGAATATCTTCCCGTGGAAAGGAAACGCAAATATGACCTCAGGGACGTGGTGGACTCGATCTTGTACTGCATGCGCAGCGGACAGCAGTGGCGCAGCCTCTCGGGCGAGGGACGCCCTCCTTGGAATGTGGTATACTATTATTTCCGCAAGTGGCAGGGGGACAACACGCTTTTTCGGCTGAACGCGGCACTCAACCAACTAGAGCGCAAGAGGAAGGGCAAGAAGGCGACCCCGAGCATGCTTTCCATTGATAGCCAGTCGGTAAAGTGCGCGCCTTTTATCGGGCAGGACACGGGGCTGGACGGCAACAAGAAGGTGAACGGGAGAAAAAGGCACGTCATCACCGATACGCTCGGGCTGGTATGGGGAGTGGTCGCCACTGGCGCCAACGAGCATGACGGCACGATAGGGCAACGGGTGGTGGAGCCCCTCTTGGGCTACCTGCACAGGATGGAAAAGATCCTGGCAGACCAGGCCTATAAAAAGAAGTTCACCGGATGGGTAGAGGACAACATAAGGGGCGTAGAGGTCGAGATATCCTCTTGTCCCCCAACCCCCAGGGGCTTTGTGCCCATCAAGTGGAGATGGGTCACCGAGAGGACATTCGGCACGTTCAATTTCTTCCGGAGGCTGTCCAAAGACTATGAAAAAACTACCAAAAGCCAAGAAGCTTGGGTTTTATGGCAAAACTGCCAAATAATACTTAATAGGATCAAAAAAATGCCTATTTAA
- a CDS encoding dihydroorotate dehydrogenase-like protein gives MDLSVKYMGLYLKNPIIVSSSDLTSSVENVKKCAEAGAGAVVLKSLFEEQILNEIDKYSSKGQYAFDQHPEATDYVQSLTRDHNIDEYLKLIEGAKKSVDIPVIASINCMTSREWPAFAAELQAAGADAIELNIGVFPFSEEKSSQQIEAQYVEILRAVKQHVKIPVAVKIGYYFSNIYQIARQLDAAGADAVVMFNRFYRPDIDIQNLNIFAGEILSTPSEMTQVLRWVGLLSGKVGCYLGASTGIHDGAGVIKQLLVGADATMVCSKLYRKGFSYIGSMLTEIEAWMESHKFETIKDFQGKLAGVQANTAEWERIQFIKKATGNAVKPLGSEW, from the coding sequence ATGGATTTATCGGTAAAGTACATGGGGTTGTATTTGAAAAACCCAATTATAGTGAGTAGTTCGGATTTGACATCAAGTGTGGAGAATGTGAAGAAGTGTGCCGAAGCAGGTGCTGGAGCAGTGGTGTTGAAGTCGCTTTTTGAAGAGCAGATTTTGAACGAAATAGACAAGTATTCATCGAAGGGACAATATGCTTTTGACCAACACCCTGAGGCTACTGATTATGTACAAAGCCTTACCCGCGACCACAATATAGATGAGTACCTCAAGTTGATAGAAGGGGCAAAAAAATCGGTGGATATTCCCGTAATTGCCAGTATAAATTGCATGACTTCCAGAGAGTGGCCTGCTTTTGCCGCCGAGTTGCAAGCAGCAGGAGCAGATGCTATAGAGCTTAATATTGGAGTTTTTCCATTCAGCGAAGAGAAAAGTAGCCAGCAGATTGAGGCGCAGTACGTAGAGATTTTAAGGGCGGTGAAGCAGCATGTGAAAATACCTGTTGCAGTAAAAATTGGTTACTATTTCTCAAATATTTACCAAATAGCCCGTCAGCTAGATGCCGCAGGAGCTGATGCGGTGGTGATGTTCAACCGTTTTTATCGCCCAGATATCGACATCCAGAACTTGAATATTTTTGCGGGAGAGATTTTGAGCACACCTTCCGAAATGACCCAAGTTTTACGCTGGGTTGGGCTGCTTTCAGGAAAAGTAGGCTGCTACTTGGGTGCATCTACAGGTATCCACGATGGTGCGGGGGTTATCAAGCAATTGTTGGTTGGAGCTGATGCCACCATGGTTTGCTCTAAGCTTTACCGCAAAGGCTTTAGTTACATAGGCTCAATGCTCACCGAAATAGAAGCTTGGATGGAGTCGCATAAGTTTGAAACCATCAAAGATTTCCAAGGAAAGCTAGCTGGTGTACAAGCCAATACGGCGGAGTGGGAGCGCATTCAGTTTATCAAAAAAGCTACGGGAAATGCAGTGAAGCCTTTGGGCTCAGAATGGTAA
- a CDS encoding gamma carbonic anhydrase family protein has product MALIKKVKGVAPTFGKDVFLADNATIIGDVIIGDECTIWFNAVVRGDVHSIRIGNKTNIQDGAIIHCTYQKASTTIGSNVSIGHGAMIHGCTLEDGCLVGMGAIVMDNAVVQTGALVAAGAVVLENTICETGYIYAGTPAKKVKAISEELGAIFERTANNYVMYSKWIED; this is encoded by the coding sequence ATGGCTTTGATAAAAAAAGTAAAAGGGGTTGCCCCAACGTTTGGAAAGGACGTTTTTTTGGCTGACAATGCCACCATTATTGGCGATGTGATAATTGGGGACGAATGCACCATTTGGTTCAATGCGGTGGTGAGGGGCGATGTGCACTCGATCAGGATCGGGAACAAAACCAACATTCAAGACGGAGCAATTATCCACTGTACCTACCAAAAAGCAAGCACCACCATCGGTAGCAACGTTTCCATAGGGCACGGGGCAATGATCCATGGCTGCACGCTAGAAGACGGCTGCTTGGTGGGCATGGGCGCCATTGTGATGGACAATGCCGTAGTGCAAACGGGTGCATTGGTAGCCGCAGGTGCGGTCGTGTTGGAAAATACAATTTGCGAAACAGGCTACATCTACGCAGGCACACCCGCCAAAAAAGTAAAAGCCATCAGCGAGGAACTAGGCGCTATCTTCGAGCGTACCGCCAACAATTACGTAATGTATTCGAAGTGGATTGAGGATTGA